One Chlamydiales bacterium genomic window, AATCGAAAGACTCTCAGAGTTTTTCTCAATACAACATTGGCAGATGCTCACGCTTCAACAAACACTTGACTTAGACTATGACAAAGCTAAAATCACACAAGTCAAATTCCAAACACTATTCTCAAGACCAGAATGCCCCTTTAAGTCCTTTATTGAAAAATTCAAGATCGAGAAGATTTTAACAATCCCAAAATATTTCTCAATTGAACATTGGCCGTTGCTCTGGCCTGAACAAATACTTAAAATACATAATTCTGATCAAAAAATTGAATGGCAATATCTTCGAAGCAATCAAATAGCTCAATTAGACTACAAACAAATTAAAGTGACAAAAGAGATCTTTAATACCACCTTCAACAAAGATAATCTTAATCTCAAAGAAAAAATTAAGGCACTCACATCTCGAAACATTGAAATACTTTCAGATTTTTTCTCAATAGAACATTGGCAGACGCTCACGCTTCAACAAAAACTTGACTTAGACTATGCAAAAATTCAAGTGACAAAAGAGATCTTCACTGCTATTGTTCCATGGTATCAACACTCTCAACTTCAGATGTTTCAGAAATTCAACCATGAGCAAATCGAAGTGCTCTCAAAGTTTTTCTCAATGAAATATTGGCAGATGCTCACGCCTGAACAAATAGTTAATATACATAATTATAATGATAAAATGGTTCAATGGAGTTATCTTTCTAAAGATCAAATAATTAAATTAGATTTTTTAAAATTTAACATGACACAAGAGATCTACAATACTCTCTTTCCATTAGATCATCCAGATAGCCTTGCTTTGATTTTGCAATTGAAGAAAGAACAACTCCAAGCACTCAAACCACATTTTCCAGACAAACATCGCGAATACCTCCTCAGTCTAGCACCACAAACCTAGTTATACGGGTTCCATTTTCTAATAAAGCTTAGCTATTGTAAATATTCAACTATAATCAGTTAGTCATATCGATTTCTAAAATACACTAGAATTTATATTATCCTTTTCTCTTTATGGTTAGACAATGGTCAGTTGAGTGATTCGGAAGATGTTTTAGTCAAAAAAAATATTTATCTGATTAGAAATTTTGAATTATTTTAGAATCAGTATTAATTAAGATTCTATTGATCTATCTTAAACCTCTTTTTTTGCTTTTGTGGTGATCATTCTATTGAATATTGCAATGAAAAAACATCTGATTTGGCTTTTACCTATCATTTTCTTAATCATATTTGCTCCATTTACTCCTTATCTTGACTTAATGGTGTCTGAGTATTTTTACTCTCCTGAGAGAGGGTTTTATAATAATCGCTTTTTTCAAATTCTATTTCTATATGGAGAACTGTTTGGATTGGCATTAGGAGCTTTTGCTTTCCTATTATTTATCGGCTCTTTTTTACATCCTCATTGGAAAAAATGGAGACAAGGAGCCTTTACAATTCTTGCAACACTAGTCCTTGGAGCTGGAATTTTAACCAATGTCTTACTAAAAGGATACTGGGGACGACCTCGTCCTAAACAGATAGAGCAATTTGGAGGTCACCAAGCCTACCGTCCTTTTTGGAAACCTGATCTCGGTAACCATCAAGATCCACAACGTTCTTTTCCAAGTGGACATGTTGCGATGGGTTTTTATTTTATATCGATTTATCTTTTAGGAATAAGAATGAAAAACCGTCTACTTACTCTCTTTGGTTTAATTTTAGCGATTGGACTTGGGTCTAGCTTAATGGTAACCCGTGTTGTTCAAGGAGGTCATTTTCTCTCAGATGTCGTCGTTTCACCTATCTTAATGTGGCTAGCAGCTTTAGGAGTTGATAAATTCACATGGGGGAAATGGGGAGAAAAAATTCTTTTCCTAACTAATCAAAAAACTATGGCTTCAACAAATGATCCTTTTTGATAACCAAAAAAAGTGATTTCCTGCCTTTAAAACCCAATAGTAGATCAGAGAAACACTTTCGGAATAGAAACAATATCAAGATAATGAGAAGATAATGTCTATCGAGTTTACCATCTATGGATCATCTTGATCTGGTTCAAAATCGACAAGCATCTTTGAGCGTTTACCTGCAAGCAACCGAATAATTGATAGACTCCATCCGATGATTAAATACAGCCAAGAGACAATAAAGAATACTTCCGCAAAATAATCAAGTACACCATAGAGCATCAAAACAGCAAATACACCAATTGCAAAAACGAGATAAAAAGAATGAACACGAAAATGTAATACTTTAGCACTAGGAAATTTCCAATGACTCACCATAAAATACCCTAGTAAAATTAAGACACTAATCAGGATCCAACTACGACACGTAATACTTAAACCAATTCTCTCCTCCACAAAAGGTGAAATTAGAATCAGTGCAACTGAGAGCACTGCTGCTGCTGCTGCTGGAATTGGTAATCCGGTGAAATGTTTCTGGGTTGCTGTTGTGATTCTACTAGCTACATTATAACGAACTAAACGCAGAACACCGCAAAGGGTATAGATCATCGCGGCAACAATCACCAAAAGTGTCATTAAAGAACTTAATCTCTCTCCACCGGTAAAACTCTTTAAAACAAGCAAAGGAGGTGTGACACCAAATGTAACAGAATCAGAAAGAGAATCGAATTGGCCTCCAAATTCACTTTCTGCTTTTATTAAACGTGCAATCATCCCATCTGCTAAATCTGCCATCCCTGCAATTAACAAAAGAATAGATGAAGCTTGTAACAGTGAGAATAACCCACGATCCGGGTCAGCTAAGCTAGTTTTAAAAATTACAAAAAGACCAATAGAAAGACCAAAAGCTGTAATCCCACTGGGAATTAAATGTACTTTTTTCAATGTTTACCTGATCTATCTCTATAGATAATAACTAAATCATCCTATTTCTTGAATGATCCTTAATTAAAGAGTATAAGCCATCATATCCAATTTTTCTAGAAAATAAGGAAATTCACTATCTTATCAATCAGATCCAAATTGGGTAAAAAATGGTTAAATAATTCTTTCTATCAAGACTAGAATCCTTAAAATCTAGTATGATTAAACCCTCTAGAGTCTAATCCGGTTAGATTAACTGAAAAAAATAACACCAAAGATTAAATTGATTTACGCTTTAGCAATCCGCGCGAAATTTCTTAATTCCATTGTCTTTGATTTTTCGAAAAATCACAACGTCATTTCAATAGACATTAACAGATGAAATACTATATATAGTACTCTATACGGATAGATGATACAACCCATTGTATTTTTCCAGATTTAAACAACAGATTTTTTGCAAGCACAATTTTCCAAAAAAGAGAGTAAAAAAACCTATGAAAGAAGATCAAGGTACAACAATACTTGCATCCAAAACAGATGAGATAGAACCCACATTTGATGAAATAGCAAAAAAAATGCAAACGATGAAATTAGATGGATACACAATTGTTAAGCGTAATGGACTCATTGTGCCCTTGCGTTGTGATCGCATTTTACATGCTCTTGAAGCAGCCTTTCGTGACACAAAAAGTATTATGCCATCTGAACCACTTAACTCGGAAATTCGAGAAACAGTTGCACAAATTACCCATCTAATCATTGAAGAAATCCTTTCAATGACTTCACTTGGTACTCTTTTAACAGTCGAAGGAATCCAGGATATTGTTGAAATTAAGTTGATGGAAACAGGTCATCATGATGTGGCACGCGACTACATTGTGTATCGTGATAAACACAAAAAACTCAGAAAAGATTCTCCTCGTAACTTAAAAATTGTACGACGTGATGGGATTTCATTTGCTCGCTTTAACCCAATGAAAATTGCTTCTGCAATTGAAAGAGGATTTCGTGATACCTTCAAAGTGATTGGACCAACATCCAGTGAACTAATTAATACAGTGAATGTTATCACAAATAAAATCGTTGCTTTTGCTATAGAAGAAGCGAAAAAAGAAACAATTCTAACGATTGAAATAATTCAAGATACGATTGAGCGCACCCTGATGGAGGAAGGTTATTATCAAGTAGCAAAAGATTTTATTCTATATCGAGCTCAAAAAACCTCTCAAAGAGAGCAGGAGAAAGAAGAAGAGAGATTCTGGCCAGAAAGAGAAGAAGCTATTGAAGAAGAGACGCAATTTTTTACAGTATTGAGAAAAGATGGTTCTCATTACAAATTAAGTGTAAACCAGCTACGTAGGACTATTACTTATGCATGTCAGGGTTATGAAGAAGTTGTATCTATTGACCAGCTAGTTAATGAAGCAGTCAAAAATTTTTACGATGGAATTAAAGACTACGAGGTGGATTTAGCTAATATCATGGCAGCGCGTGCTAAAATTGAAGTTGAGCCAGCTTACACCTATGTAGCTGCCAATCTTCTCCTTAATGTCCTCTATCGTGAGACAATTGGAGTAGAAGCTACTCACCCAAATCTGAAAAATCTCTACAAACAATATTTCAAAAACTATTTTCGTTTAGCTGTTTCTTATGATCGTCTTCATCCTTCTCTTTTAAGTTTTGATCTTGATAAACTCGCTGAAGCAATGATTCAAGACCGCGATAAAAATTTTACATATCTTGGCTTACAAACACTTTACGATAGATATTTTATTCACTATCAAGACCGTCGGATGGAAACACCTCAAATTTTATGGATGCGTGTGGCAATGGGATTAGCAATGCATGAAAAAAAAGAAAAGGAGAAATGGGCAATTGAGTTTTACCACACTCTTTCTCGCTTTCTTTATGTATCAGCAACTCCAACACTTTTTAACTCTGGAACAAACCATTCTCAACTTAGTTCCTGCTATCTTTCTACCGTGATGGATGATTTATCCAATATTTATAAAGTCATTTCTGATGATGCACAACTATCAAAGTGGGCAGGAGGTCTCGGAAATGATTGGACGAATGTAAGAGCAACAGGCTCTATGATCAAAGGAACAAATGGACGTAGTCAAGGGGTGATTCCATTTTTAAAAGTGGCAAACGATACAGCTGTAGCAGTTAATCAGGGAGGAAAAAGAAAAGGAGCCATGTGTGCTTATCTTGAGACATGGCATCTTGATATTGAAGACTTCTTAGATCTTCGAAAAAACACTGGAGATGAACGTCGACGTACACATGATATGAATACAGCAAATTGGATCCCAGATCTTTTTATGAAGCGTGTTAAACACAATGAAATGTGGACTCTTTTCTCACCAAATGATGTTCCTGATCTTCATGATTTATACGGTCAAGCGTTTGAAAAGCGTTATTGTGAATATGAAAAAATGACTGAAACTGGAGCGATTAAACTGTTTAAAAAAGTAGATGCATTAAAAATGTGGCGTAAGATGCTAGGTATGCTCTATGAAACTGGCCATCCTTGGATCACATTTAAAGATCCTTCAAATATTCGTTCTCCTCAAGATCATGTGGGTGTGGTACATAGTTCTAATTTATGTACGGAGATTTTACTAAATACCTCTTTAGAAGAAACAGCTGTTTGTAATCTTGGTTCAATTAATCTACCAGGACATCTCAAAAATGGGCAAATCGATTCTTCCTTACTTGCATCTACAATTCGTATAGCTATCCGCATGCTTGATAACGTTATTGACCTGAATTTCTATCCAATCAAAGAAGCGAAACGTGCTAATCTACGTCATCGAGCCATTGGTCTAGGAATGATGGGTTTTCAAGATGCACTGTATGAACTTGGAATCAGTTATGCGAGCCATGAAGCAGTCGAATTTGCTGATAAGAGCATGGAGATGATTTCTTACTATGCGATTTTAGCCTCCAGTGAACTTGCAAAAGAACGAGGGGTCTATTCCAGTTATAAAGGATCAAAATGGGATCGAGGAATTTTACCAATTGATTCAATTCAACTACTCATAAAAATACGAGGAGAAGAGGATTGTAAAATAGATACTTCATCTTCTCTTGATTGGAGTCCAGTACGTGCATCAATCAAAAAATATGGAATGCGCAATTGTAATTGTATGGCAATTGCACCCACTGCAACCATTTCAAATATTATTGGGATTACCCAATCGATTGAGCCGATGTATAAACACTTATTTGTTAAATCCAACCTATCAGGTGAGTTCACGATTCTCAATCCTTATCTAGTAAAAAAACTAAAAGAAATGAATTTATGGGATACAGAGATGATCGATGATCTAAAATATTTTGATGGCTCAATTTCAGAGATTGATCGAATTCCTGGCTCGATTAAAACGCTCTTTCCTACGGCATTTGAAGTAGATCCTGATTGGCTCATTGAGTGTGCTAGTCGTCGTCAAAAATGGATTGATATGGGACAATCGCTTAATCTTTATCTAGCTGAACCGATGGGGAAAAAGCTTAACGATATGTTTTTAACAGCCTGGAAAAAAGGATTGAAAACCACCTACTATCTCAGGTCATTGGGTGCAACACATATTGAAAAATCTACGACTGACATTAATAAACGTGGACTTCAGCCTCGATGGATGAAAAATGAATCTGCATCAAGTCGAGTCGTAATTAATCGTGAAATCCGAGAGTCTTGCGACCTCGATGGGTCTTGTGAAAGTTGCCAATAGTATATTTTAGGAGAAATATTCAATGTCAATATTAAAAAAAGAGATCGAATTCGGCAAAAAAATGCGAGTGGATGTGAAAAAGAAACGCCTGATCAATTGTGATACAGTGGATGTGAATCAATTGATGCCATTGAAATACAAATGGGCGTGGGAGCATTATCTTAACGGTTGTGCAAATAATTGGTTGCCTACAGAAGTACCAATGGCGAAAGATATTGAGCTTTGGAAAGCTAATGATTTTTCACAAGATGAGCGCCATGTGATTATGCGGAATCTTGGTTTTTTCAGTACTGCTGAAAGTCTTGTAGGTAACAACATTGTCCTTGCAATCTTTAGGCAGATTACTAATCCTGAGGTTAGGCAATACCTTCTACGTCAAGCTTTTGAAGAAGCAGTTCATACGCATACTTTCCATTATATCTGTGAGTCCCTTAATCTTGATGAGGGAGAGGTATTTAATATGTATAATGAGATCCCTGTGATAAAAGAAAAAGATGCTTTTCAAATGAAGTTAACAGCTGATATTTTAGATGCAGGATTTACTACGCATACTTACCAAGGAGCCCAAAAATTTCTCGAAAATCTCATTGGATATTATCTCATCATGGAAGGAATATTTTTCTATAGTGGTTTTGTCATGATTCTTTCTTTTCATCGACAAAATAAGATGACCGGTATTGGAGAGCAGTATCAATATATCCTAAGAGATGAAACCATTCACTTAAATTTTGGAATTGACTTGATTAATGGTATCAAAGAAGAAAATCCTGATATTTGGACGATAGATTTCCAAAAATGCATTATTAAGATGATTGAAGATGCCGTTGAACTTGAAATTGCCTATGCAGAAGAATGTTTACCAAATGGGATTTTAGGATTATCTGCACATATGTTTCGTGACTATGTCCAATACATTGCTGACCGTCGGCTAGAACGTATTGGTTTAAAAGCTCTCTATGGTTCAAAAACACCCTTTCCTTGGATGAGTGAAACTATTGATCTCAATAAAGAAAAAAACTTTTTTGAAACACGTGTGACTGAATATCAAACAGCTGGAAATCTTATTTGGTAAAATTTACCAAAAAGCTCAATGTGAATCTTTTCAGAATCGAAGTTAATAACTTAAATATTAGAAAGAGATATTCCAAGTTATTTTCTATCTATTTGTTATCTAAGAGTAGGATTGAACCACCAAACCCCAAGATTAAGAGAAAATGCATAGATAACCCATAGAAGGTATGGAAATAATAACAGGCTTGCTGATCGACAAATACGAAAAAACCAAACTATCATTATAGTGATTAGGAGAATAAGAAACCCTAAATCAATCAGTGCCCATCCGATCATATGCAAACCAAAGAATACATATGACCAAAGACCATTGATAAAAAGTTGTAGAAAAAACAAAAAATAAGCCAAACGATATTGAACACCTTTTGCATTGAGTCGATAGACCATCGATATAGCTAATGCCATCATCAAGTAGAGTATAGTCCAGATGGGTCCAAATATCCAATTAGGTGGTGTCCAAGATCCTTTACAAAGATTATCATACCAAGGATGAATAGATGTAACTGTAATTTTTCCTGAAAAAAACTGCACACAAACAACTGGTAAATACCAAATCAAAAAAGAAATAAATCGAGAATTCTGCTTTGTTCTAAACATACCCTATAAATGTTGTAGTGAATAAAAATCACTCTATTTAGAATTTTTTAACAACTCTTTTTTTTAGATCAATCATATAAATACTCAATACATAAGAAAGAAATACAAACCTCTAATCTGGTTAAAGATGAAGTAGAAAACATGGAAAAAAAACCTCTTCTAGTATAGTTTTGATTCTTTTTACTATGAATCTAGTTTATGTCTAAAAGCGTTTCGAAAAAAATATATGGAAATTTTGTTGTGACTCGTCTCTCAGAGATTGAGGAAATTCAAACGACACTAATCGAACTCGAACACCTTCCAACAGGTGCACAGATCATTAAACTCTTGAATGGAGATCAAGAAAACCTATTTAATCTTTCATTTCGCACATGGCCAACTAGCTCAAATGGTGTTGCTCATATCCTCGAGCATATTATTCTTTGTGGCTCAGAAAATTTTCCTGTGCGTGATCCATTCTTCTCAATGCATCGACGTAGTCTCAATACATTTATGAATGCTTTAACTGGTGGAGATTTTACATGCTATCCAGCTGCTTCTCAAATAGAAAAAGACTTCTTTAATTTACTAAGAGTCTATCTAGATGCAGTCTTTAAACCAAAGCTGACAAAACTCAGCTTTCTTCAAGAGGGACATCGTATTGAATTTTCACATCCAAATGATGTGAATTCCCCTCTTCTTTTCAAAGGTATTGTTTACAATGAAATGAAAGGAGCTATGGCTACTGGAGAAGCACGTCTTGGAGAAAGTTTGATGGAAGCGTTATTTCCTGATCTAACCTATCACTTCAATTCAGGAGGCGATCCGAAAATCATTCCATCATTAACCTATGAAGAATTAAAAGCTTTTCACACAAAATTTTATCATCCTAGTCGTTGCTTATTTTATTTTTATGGGAATATTTCCTTAGAAAAACATCTTGAATTCTTGGAAAAATATGCATTCAAAGGGGTTAAAAAAACTCCTTCTCTTCCCCCTTTACCTAAACAGCCTCGTTTTCAAAAAAGCATTAAAAAAACACTCACTTATCCAATATCAGAAGCTGAGGAAACCACTGACAAAATGCTTCTAGGCTTTTCATGGCTTACCTGTGGAATTTTGGATCAATTAGAATTGCTCGCTCTATGTACTCTAGATATCATTTTAATGGGCAGTGATGCAGCTCCATTGAAAGCTGCCTTGCTTAAATCGAATCTTTGCAAACAAGCCTCTTCAATGATGAGTACAGAAATGAGTGAAATTCCCTTCACAATTATCTGTAAAGGATGTCATGTTGAAAATGGTGAATTGATTGAACAAATTATTTCTAGCACTCTACAGAGTCTCATAAAAACAGAAATTTCAAATCAATTAATCGATGGAGCGATCCATCAAATTGAAATGACACGGATGGAAATTACAGGAGGCTCTTCTCCTTATGGTCTTGATCTGTATTTTCGTTCTGCTTTACTGAAACAGCACGGAGGAGACCCTGCAGATGGGTTACAAATCCATACGCTCTTCACTCATTTGAGAGAAAAAGTCAAACATCCTTCATATTTACCCGAATTAATCAAAAAACATTTTTTATTCAATCCCCATCATGTACGAATTACCATGATTCCTGAACCTAATCTTGCAACTCAGGAAATGCAAGAAGAACAAAATCGTTTAAATAAAATTTACGACTCATTAAAAAAAGAACAGATCTCAGCAATCCTTGAGCAGACTAAAAATTTAGAAAAAGCTCAAGAGGAATCAGAAAATCTGCATCTGTTACCAAAAATTACTCTGGATGATGTAGCTCGCTATGGAAAAGAATTCTTTCTTGAATCAGAAAAAATAGGTCAATTTGACCTACATTATCATCCTTGTTTTACGAACGATATTTTATATGCAGATCTTTTCCTAGACCTTCCAGAAATTGTTGAAAATGACCTCCCCTTACTCCGACTTTTTTCAGTGATCCTTCCTGAAGTAGGGTGTGGAAAAAATAGCTATCGTGAACATTTAGAATTTCTACTCGAGCATACTGGAGGAATCCATGTTTCACTTGATCTAGGAATTCAAGGGGATGAGTCAGAAAAACTCCGGCCATCTTTGATTATTTCGGGAAAAGCTCTCTATCGAAAGATAGATAAATTTTTCTCCATTTTTGGAGAGATATTAACAAAGGCAAATTTTAAAGATATTCCTCGGATTCAAGATTTATTAACACAACATTTTCTAGAAGTTGAAAATAGTATTCAGCATCATCCTCTACGTTATGCAATCCATTTGGCATCAAGAGGAAGTTCTGTTCCATCAACAATTGCAAATGCTTGGTATGGAATTGATTATTATTATGCACTGAAAAATATAATGGAATTATTTCATCGAGATCCTGGATTACTTATTGAAAAACTCGAGAGACTGCAAAATCTTTGTCTCAACCTCTCTGGTGGTGACCTAGTATTAACTTGTAGTGAAGAAATGGTGAAAAAATTAAAAAAAGAACAATTTTATGGATTGAGCAAAATTCCTTCAAGACCCTCCTCTCAATGGAAAGAAAATTATCTCATCAAACCCACCAAGTCACAAGGAAGAATGATTTCATCTCCAGTAGCATTCACAACCTTGTTTCTTAAATCTCTCTATTATACCCATCCTCATGCCCCTGCTCTTAGTCTAGCCTCAGAGATTATGGAAAACAAAATATTGCATAAGCGGATACGTGAACAAGGAGGAGCTTATGGAGCAGGTGCAGTAAATAAGACTCTGTTGCAACAATTTTACTTTTATTCCTATCGAGACCCACATTTAAAAAAGTCTATCGATGCTTTTCATGAAGCTACTCATATGGTGGTCTCTGGCAAGTTTGAAACTAGTGATATTGAAGAAGCAAAACTAGTTCTCTTTCAAGAACTCGATGCTCCAATTCCTCCTGGAGAACGTGCTGTGACTGCGTATAGTCATTTAAGAGGAAATCGTTCTCCAAAAGTACGACAGCTCTTTCGAGAACGTCTTCTTAAATTATCTAAGAAAGAGATTACCCTTGCTATAAGAGATCATATAGCTGTTAACCTTAAAGAAGGGATTATTGTTTCTTTTGCATCTAAAAATCTCCTTGAAAAAGAAAATTCTCTCTTAGAACATCCATTGGATCTTTATAAAATTTAATCATCGTGACTTGGAATGAAATAATTAGATTTTCTTTTTCTGATTCTAGAGTTGAATACTTTCAATCTTTATTTCTAAGAAATCAGAGTCTAAAAATCTTCCTGAATCTAATTTAAGGATAAATTTCCTTCCTTTCAAAAAGAAAAATCGGCAATATAGAAAGCTAAAAATGAAGATTGTTTTCATCACGATCTAATCAATCGAGAAGTAATCTTCTAAAAAAGTTAAGTTATTTTATTAGTTAATGTTAAATATGTTAGATATTATTAAGTTAAAAGAACTCTTTAAAAAAGATGAAAAAGATATTCTTAGTGATTTTTTTGCTTTTTTAAGATTTAAAAGTATTACAACTGATCCGAATTATCATCAGGAAGTGCAAAAGTGTGCTCAATGGCTGGCTGAATATCTGAATCTCATTGGGCTGTCTGTAGAAGTCTGGGATACTGATAAAGCTCCTATTATTTTTGCTCATGATTTAAGAGCGGGTCCTGAAAAAGAAACTCTTCTTATCTATTGTCACTATGATGTTCAACCAGTTGATCCTATTGAAGGATGGACTACTCCTCCATTTGAACCAACAATGCGAGATGGTCAGGTCTATGCAAGAGGAGCTGTAGATGATAAAGGACAATGCTTTTATACAATTGTGGCCATCAAAACTTTTTTAAAGCAGTTTGGTCAATTTCCATTTAATCTTAAATTTGTCATTGATGGTGAAGAAGAAAGTGGAAGTCTAGGTTTCTCTCAAATTCTTGAGGATAAAAGAAAAAGTCTATCCGCTGATCATCTTTTAATTGTGGATAGTGGAATGGAAAAAATAGAAAAACCCACTATTACTTTAGGTGCAAGAGGCATTGTCTCTTTAGAAGTCATAGTTAAAGAATCAAATCATGATCTTCATTCAGGTTTTGGTGGTGGCATAGCTTATAATCCAAACCGAGCTCTTGCCGAAATACTCGCTAAACTTCATGATGAAAATGGGAGTGTGGCTATTTCTGGTTTTTATGATGAAGTTGTTGAGATGCCTCCCCATGAAAAAAAAGGGCTCTCATTTGATTTTGATCCCGGACATTTTTTCTCTCTTTTTGGGTTTGAACCGACTGGAATGGAAAAAGGGCTTTCTCCTATTGAAGCAAATTGGTTACGCCCTACTCTTGAAATTAATGGAATTAACGGAGGATATAGTGGACCAGGTTGGAAAACAGTGATTCCATCTGTTGCCCAAGCAAAGATTTCTTGTCGTCTTGTGCCTCATCAATCTCCTGATCGTATCATTGCGCTTGTGCGAGATTTTTTAATTAATCAAACTCCACCGGGGTTAAATACTACAGTCAATATTTTTCCAGCAAATGGACGAGGATTTCGTACCAATCCAAATTCTCGTATTGCACATTTAATTGCAGAAAGTTATTCCCAAGTTTTTCAAAAACCTTGTCAAAAAAGCTTGATAGGAGCAACTATTCCTATTGCCGCTCAATTAGCAGAAGTTAGTGGTGCTGAGATGGTTTTAGCTGGACTCGGCTTACCAGCAGATCGTATTCATGCTCCGGATGAACATTTTGGATTTGATCGTTTTGAAAATGGATATTTAACAATATATCGATTATTTGAGTTGTTCAATTAAGATGACAGTTGGTATTTTTAAATTAATGATCTAATTTTAAATTTTGTTAATTTGGAGATTTTTGCCTGCTATGTTTTGTAAAAAAGCACTTTTATTTTTCATCAGTTCTTCTGTCTTATTTTCATCGATTTGTTTTTCTACTGAAAATGCCAAAGAGAGTGCTCATACTAATGAGGATCTACTTAAGCAGATCTCAAAGGGTTTTGCAAAAGTTGCAAAAAAAGCTAATCCTGCGGTTGTTTATATTGAATCTCAAGAAGGTGACAAAAATGAAAAAACACCTTCTGGTCGAGGCTTATTTGAAAATCCTTTTAACCAATTTCATGATGATTTTTTCAACAGATTTTTTGGTTTTCCTTATTTAGATCAACCCAAACCGAGAAAACGGGAAACCGTACGTGGTTCGGGATTTATTGTGGCCAACAATGGATACATTGTAACGAATAATCATGTTGTTGAAAATGCGAAAAAAGTGACTGTGACTTTTAATAGTGGAAAAAAATTCACTGCAAAAATCATTGGAACTGATCCTAAAACTGATCTAGCTGTTATTAAAATTGATCAAGAGAATCTTCCCTACCTTTCTTTTGCTGATTCTGAAGCTCTTGAAGTCGGTGACTGGGCAATTGCAATTGGCAATCCATTTGGACTTCAAGAAACAGTGACAGTTGGCGTAGTTAGTGCAAAAGGACGTAGTCAACTACATATTGCGGATTTTGAAGATTTTATTCAAACAGATGCTGCAATTAATCCTGGGAATTCAGGTGGACCCCTCATTGATATTGAAGGAGATGTGATAGGTGTAAACACTGCGATTGTTAGTGGTTCTGGTGGTTATATGGGAATCGGTTTTGCAATCCCTAGCAATATGGCCAAAAGAATTATCGAACAATTGATCAAAGATGGAGAAGTAAAGCGAGGATTTTTAGGTGTTACCT contains:
- a CDS encoding phosphatase PAP2 family protein; the encoded protein is MKKHLIWLLPIIFLIIFAPFTPYLDLMVSEYFYSPERGFYNNRFFQILFLYGELFGLALGAFAFLLFIGSFLHPHWKKWRQGAFTILATLVLGAGILTNVLLKGYWGRPRPKQIEQFGGHQAYRPFWKPDLGNHQDPQRSFPSGHVAMGFYFISIYLLGIRMKNRLLTLFGLILAIGLGSSLMVTRVVQGGHFLSDVVVSPILMWLAALGVDKFTWGKWGEKILFLTNQKTMASTNDPF
- a CDS encoding CDP-alcohol phosphatidyltransferase family protein, which encodes MKKVHLIPSGITAFGLSIGLFVIFKTSLADPDRGLFSLLQASSILLLIAGMADLADGMIARLIKAESEFGGQFDSLSDSVTFGVTPPLLVLKSFTGGERLSSLMTLLVIVAAMIYTLCGVLRLVRYNVASRITTATQKHFTGLPIPAAAAAVLSVALILISPFVEERIGLSITCRSWILISVLILLGYFMVSHWKFPSAKVLHFRVHSFYLVFAIGVFAVLMLYGVLDYFAEVFFIVSWLYLIIGWSLSIIRLLAGKRSKMLVDFEPDQDDP
- a CDS encoding ribonucleoside-diphosphate reductase subunit alpha; this translates as MQTMKLDGYTIVKRNGLIVPLRCDRILHALEAAFRDTKSIMPSEPLNSEIRETVAQITHLIIEEILSMTSLGTLLTVEGIQDIVEIKLMETGHHDVARDYIVYRDKHKKLRKDSPRNLKIVRRDGISFARFNPMKIASAIERGFRDTFKVIGPTSSELINTVNVITNKIVAFAIEEAKKETILTIEIIQDTIERTLMEEGYYQVAKDFILYRAQKTSQREQEKEEERFWPEREEAIEEETQFFTVLRKDGSHYKLSVNQLRRTITYACQGYEEVVSIDQLVNEAVKNFYDGIKDYEVDLANIMAARAKIEVEPAYTYVAANLLLNVLYRETIGVEATHPNLKNLYKQYFKNYFRLAVSYDRLHPSLLSFDLDKLAEAMIQDRDKNFTYLGLQTLYDRYFIHYQDRRMETPQILWMRVAMGLAMHEKKEKEKWAIEFYHTLSRFLYVSATPTLFNSGTNHSQLSSCYLSTVMDDLSNIYKVISDDAQLSKWAGGLGNDWTNVRATGSMIKGTNGRSQGVIPFLKVANDTAVAVNQGGKRKGAMCAYLETWHLDIEDFLDLRKNTGDERRRTHDMNTANWIPDLFMKRVKHNEMWTLFSPNDVPDLHDLYGQAFEKRYCEYEKMTETGAIKLFKKVDALKMWRKMLGMLYETGHPWITFKDPSNIRSPQDHVGVVHSSNLCTEILLNTSLEETAVCNLGSINLPGHLKNGQIDSSLLASTIRIAIRMLDNVIDLNFYPIKEAKRANLRHRAIGLGMMGFQDALYELGISYASHEAVEFADKSMEMISYYAILASSELAKERGVYSSYKGSKWDRGILPIDSIQLLIKIRGEEDCKIDTSSSLDWSPVRASIKKYGMRNCNCMAIAPTATISNIIGITQSIEPMYKHLFVKSNLSGEFTILNPYLVKKLKEMNLWDTEMIDDLKYFDGSISEIDRIPGSIKTLFPTAFEVDPDWLIECASRRQKWIDMGQSLNLYLAEPMGKKLNDMFLTAWKKGLKTTYYLRSLGATHIEKSTTDINKRGLQPRWMKNESASSRVVINREIRESCDLDGSCESCQ
- a CDS encoding ribonucleotide-diphosphate reductase subunit beta, yielding MSILKKEIEFGKKMRVDVKKKRLINCDTVDVNQLMPLKYKWAWEHYLNGCANNWLPTEVPMAKDIELWKANDFSQDERHVIMRNLGFFSTAESLVGNNIVLAIFRQITNPEVRQYLLRQAFEEAVHTHTFHYICESLNLDEGEVFNMYNEIPVIKEKDAFQMKLTADILDAGFTTHTYQGAQKFLENLIGYYLIMEGIFFYSGFVMILSFHRQNKMTGIGEQYQYILRDETIHLNFGIDLINGIKEENPDIWTIDFQKCIIKMIEDAVELEIAYAEECLPNGILGLSAHMFRDYVQYIADRRLERIGLKALYGSKTPFPWMSETIDLNKEKNFFETRVTEYQTAGNLIW